The window TGTAGTTGTTtaaaatatgtgataatgcacgAGAGCAAATAATTTGTTGAATTGATGACTGTGACATGCTTTTGAGACATCACAATCTCCTTAACTGGGAATTTAGAGGATCCtgctcaaaattctgccccagtttaaatgcgtACTTCTGGCGATACATTCCTTGGCGGTTCCAAATATGATGAGATCGGGTAAACTCGAGTTCTTGCCCCAGTTTTGACCATAGGGGGAATGAGGATTtaattatgatgtgaccgaacccacagagctgcctacatatcccctcttaaaagggaatcaggtcaagcatagttcagctACATCAAATAGGAAGTGCAGacataatcttaaacatagtatctcttgactgtgtccgaattgataggttttggacaaatctctccatccatttctgcaagtataagtgcgcATCCAGTtaatactcggtgaaccatgtaagggccttgccagttgggtgagaaatTTCCCTTTGCTTcgtcctgatgtgggaagatccgtTTTAGTACCAATttccccggtgtgaattgccttgacctaacctttttgttgaaagctcttgctaTTCTATTCTTGTAAAGTTTACCATGACATACTGtgttcattctttttccatcaatgagagctagttgttcataccggCTCCGTACCCATTCTGCGTCGCTGAGCTCGGCTTCCTGTATGATTCTTTAGGAAAGAATTTCTACTTCGGCAGGAATAATAGCTTTAGTACCGTAAACTAGTAGATAGGGAGTTGCCCCAATGGATGTACGAACTATGGTGCGATACCCGAGTAAAGCAAACGGTAACTTCTCATtccattgtttgtaattgtctaccattttcctcaatatcttctttatgttcttgttggcggcttctacggctccattcatttgcggcctgTATGCTATAGAGTtctgatgcttgatcttgaatgtttcacacatggctttcaccAAGTCATTGTTGAGATTGGtggcattgtcagtaatgattgactcatgcactccaaatcgacaaacgaTGCGGTCCCGAATaaaatctgctacgaccttcttagttataGCCTTATAGGATGTGGTtttaacccattttgtgaagtagtctatagccaccagaatgaacctatgTCCGTTTGAAGCAGCGAGTTCAATTGGttcgatgacatccataccccaagcagAGAAAGGCCAGGCCGAACTCGTTACATTGAGTTCGTTGggcggcactcgtatcatataaGCATGTATctagcattggtgacacttttgaataGATTTGATGCAGTCTATtttcatagtcatccaaaaataccctACTCTTAATATTTTCTTAGCCAAAATGAAACCTTCATATgaggtccgcaagttccggcatatatttcctcgagcaatctggatgcttccttggcatcgacGCATCGAAACAATCCCAAATCAGGAGTCTTTCTAtatagaattcctccactttgaaagaaatggttggccaatcttcgaagcgtgTGCTTCTGAGTGTGCGTTGCATGCTCTGGATATTCTCCCTTTTCTAagtattccttgatgtcgtggaaccacggattttcgtcaatctcttcttcaacatgtgcataataagctggctgcttataaattcctattgggataggttcgatgaaattcttgtgtaggtgttgtatcatggtagacaaagtggctaatgcatctgtaaactcattctgaatccttggaacatgtgTTGAACTTtatctttgtgaacttcttgatcaactcttgtacacagtgcaagtatggcaatattttggtgcaCCAATAGATCTGAATTTTCGATTACCATCaactcctgaacgttcatgtcaatggccaacctaaGTCCCAAGATGCAAGACTCATATTTTGCCATATTGTTAGTGCACGAATACCTGAATAGTGTTGACCGGTTTTTGATGCTAAGACAAATTCGATACCCCACTTCTTTAAAGTTTGCTGCTCCGTCGAAGAATATCCTCCAACTATCGTACGcctcggtgatatcttctccaaCAAACGACACctcctcgtcgggaaaatacgttttcaatggttcatattctccgtctacgggattttctgccaagtgatccgccaatgcttgccctttgactgtCTTCTAAGTTACATAGacaatgtcgaactcactcagcaatatcttccactttgctaacttacccgtaggcatgggtttctgaaagaagTATTTTAGCATacccatccttgatatgagatgtGTAGTGTATGCACATAAATAATAtctcaacttctgggctatccatgtcaaagcacaacaagtgcgttccaacaaagagtaTCGGGCTTCGTAaggcgtgaacttcttgctcaaataatatatcgcATGCTCCTTCCTTCCcatttcatcatgttgtcctagaACGCAACCAAAAGCCCCATACAACACATACAAATAAAGAAGCAgaggtcttcctggttctggtgggaccaacacgggcggtttggataaatattctttgattttgtCAAAGGCTTTCTCGAATTCTTCAATCCGGCTTGTTccagcatctttcctcagcattatgtagattggctcacatatcaccgttgattgtgctataaaatgactgatataattgaggcgccttagaaaactcatcacatctttgtTATTCTTTGGAGGCGacaagtcctggatagctttgatcTTCGACGGTTCTAATTCAATACCCCGGCGACTGACAATGAAACCTAACACCTTTCCAGCAGGGACCCCCAAGGCATattttgcaggattcaacttcaaattgtattttcgaagccgatcgaaaaatttcttcaggtctgctatgtgatctgaactccttttagatttgatgataacatcatccacgtacacctctatttctttgtgtatcatgtcatggaagatagTCTTCATgtccctcatgtaggtggccctaGCATTCTATAAACAAAACAACatcattttataataatatattccccatggtgtgataaaaggTTGTCTTTTCGGtgtcctcttcatccatccaaattTGATGGTATCCcgtgaagcaatccacaaaggatttaAGTTCATTCTTAGCGTAGTTGTCAattagtatgtgtatattgggcagcgggaaatcatccttaggacttgctctgttcaaaTCACGGTAATggacacatactctaactttcacatctttcttcggaactgccataatgttggctaaccaggtcgggtattTGACCACttggagaaccttggctttgatttccttggtgacctcctcttttatcttcaaactcatatttgGCTtcaactttctgagcttctgctttactgggGGACACATGGGATTGATGGGTagtttgtgagctactatggatacgctcaaaccagtcatatcgtCGTAAGACCATGCAAGGatatcctcatactcctttaGGAATCGGATATACTCTTCTTTttctgacggtgatagatgaatgctcaCACACATTTCCTTGACCGTTttggaatcccctaagttaacggcctcagtttcctccaaattagacttcggtttgttttcaaagttctctacttctctgacgatttccttaggtattatatcatcttccagatcctctgaatcactgtctttatgttgcgttgtctcgtTACATGTCAGAGTCGTgggttcatcaggatatgtaataattatgctgaagaGAATGTAGAAGAATAttaataaatatgaaaagcagtaatgcattaataaaactttaaaaatatcaacaagtacgactcgatggctcgagtaattatttcaaaacaaaatactgaaaatgtcttaaatgctcaaaactatttgaaagtaattcatgctaattCTCAGGCTACCCACgaactcggcgagcccgggatggtgcagcggtccagttcttgagaacaactccttcttCCATGGTTTGAATgttaaggtcttcctcctcctcctccccctCCTCAATAATTGCACCGCagtccatgtcttcttcatctagaaacaacttcctcatgccagccaaaacctcatcttcctctgatccccacatcatgtcagcctgATGCAATGTCTGGTGCAGAGGTGGTACTGGTTGTTCCAATGTGTATTCATACACGAGTCAAAAGATCGTGCCATAATACTGTGGTTGTAcaggtttggtgatcccctgaagctttttacccttgcctggttcatatcccgtccacaacaatatgctttctatcttcttgctccaccatcgatccttttcAAATGCGTTCACCCTTTTAATGCGGTGATATGTTTCTCCGCCCAATTTCCTCCTGTTCTCGATGACTAGAACagtctgattggtgtagatggggttgcttccatatccatgaatgatcacctcctgatgattccactcaaacttcacagccTAGTGCAGAGTTGAAGCCACTTCCCCGGCTGCATGTATCCATGGCCGTCCTAGCAATAGATTGTAAGTtgcagatatatctagcacttggaactcaacatcaaaccaagttggaACCATCTGTAGATCAAAGTTGATCTctccgatagtggctctctgaTATCCATCGAACGCCTTCAAATTCATGCTTCCCATTcatatctcgtgcaggcctttacccaatctcgTTAGTGTGGTCAGTGGGCATTTGTTCagactcgaacctccatctatcaagaccctggcgGTGAACTTATCCTCGAATTACGTTGTGATATGCAACGCCCTGTTGTGACTCAATACTTCTGGTGGTAATTCATCTTCATGGAAAGTGATTTTGTGGCTCTCCAATacctgtccgaccatgttagccatctctctaCTAGTGATGCtggcgggtacataagcttcacttaacaccttcatcagAGCATTCATGTGCGCGTCTGagttttgcaacagtgataagatggatatttgagcaggaGTTTTGTTCAAGTGGTCAATAAGAGAGTACTCCCTTGCTCGTATCTTCATCCAAAGATCGTCGGTCCTAGTCTCGATAACAGGCGGCTTAGGTGCAGCTTCCTTGCTTGTTCCAcccagattctcaggtgtgtaaactctgTCGGTTCTTGTCATACCTTGCGCGGCACCTATTTCTTCTActttggcttttccctttcttcttacttctgcaacataatcccatgggatggCATCCGACTTGTAAGctggtgtgggagctaccatcacagtgaagggtgtagttacctcaacttcaaatggtgcctgggtttgtaccacaactggcATGAGGGTGACCGGAGATGTTTTATGGGCGTCTCCCTCTCAAATGAGCCCGACGGACCCTTCCTGATTCCATTTCTtgtcagtttctatcacattcactccctcacctctgtgatcaGGGAGAGGGTTATTGCGAACATTTGGTGCAACTTACTTTGCTTGTATAATCTTAGTGTCGTTCAACATCTGAATCTCGTCTCTCAATGTGCGGCATTCCTTAATAGTATGACCCTTCGTGCCTGAATGACAAGCACATGtcttgttggggttgatccattGGGAAGGATTTTCCACAACGACGACAGGAATAAAGGTGACATAACCAAAGTCCTTTAATCTCTCATATAGTTGTTCTATGGATTCagtaattggggtgtattgtctaggagtTCCGCGGTCAAAATTTGGGCGTGGCTTTGTGTGGGatggtggaggtgaatggtaatatgcaggttgagtgtTGTAGGTATGGTATGCGATGGAAGGGTATTGGTATATTGGGGGTGAAGGTtgatatatgggtggaggtgtttggtatttGAGGGGAGACTTGGGACCCTAGActaccatcacggcacccacttccTTCTTCTTTAAAATACCTCCTGATTGCAAAGCCTTATTCATAGCCTGCAGTGCCTCGAAATTGGTTACAATTCCATTcttaattccttcttctattctttctcctagcTTGATGATGTCGGTGAACTTGTGATTTTCAATGACCATCAACCTTCCGTAATACTGCGAGTCTTGAGCtctgacaaagaacttgttcatttgttcttcttcaagtgctggccttacctttgcggccTCTGATATCCAACGAGTAGtatactcgcggaaggtttctgtCGACTTCTTTGAGTTTTTAAATATAGAAAAAGTCTGGCGCATTTTTCGTGTTGAtcctgaatctatccatgaaatctgatgccatactcACCCAACTAACCtacttctttgggttttgactgatataccaagacaaagcATCTCCTGTAAGGTTTCGCATGAAAAGTTTCATGAGGATTTGTTCATTATTGCCCACCCCTACAAGCTTGTGGCAGTATGTTCTtagatgcaccttcggatcacttgtaccatcgaacatttcaaacttgggaggtttgtaaccctccgacaGTTCCACATCCAGCTGAATACATAGGTTCtcatagtttagaccttcaaCGCCTTAACCACCTTCAACACTCTAGACTCTCCCTGTAAGCTTCTTGTCGTCCTCTGCCATATTTCTAACAAGAAGGTCCTTTTCAGTCGATTCGGGTACTTATAGGGTTTGATGTGGgatatggggtaaggtttccacatatatcgggTTGCTTTGATGAGTTCCTGAAACATGGGTATATGGATGGTCGTTGGTCGAGTTTTGGTGATCAAGACTGGGTTGCGGTGCATATTGAGGGgtgtgataagtagtggtttgcgggtattgagttggataATGGTTGTGTTGTTGAGGGATTGGCACTAGTGGTGGGTTAAAGTTCTGTGGTGGTGCGGGATTATGATATTGGTGTGGTGCGAGAGGATTTGGTGGTAGATTTTGCTTTTGTGGGTTTTGTGGGTGTGTTTGGTTTTGGGTAGTcgggttttgttggttgatgtcggggaGAGTGAGGGAGAGATTTTCCAGATtttggacctgctcaagctcTCCCTTTAGTTCCAGAATTTTCTG is drawn from Nicotiana tomentosiformis chromosome 12, ASM39032v3, whole genome shotgun sequence and contains these coding sequences:
- the LOC138902856 gene encoding uncharacterized protein codes for the protein MRQTFSIFKNSKKSTETFREYTTRWISEAAKVRPALEEEQMNKFFVRAQDSQYYGRLMVIENHKFTDIIKLGERIEEGIKNGIVTNFEALQAMNKALQSGAPTPAYKSDAIPWDYVAEVRRKGKAKVEEIGAAQGMTRTDRVYTPENLGGTSKEAAPKPPVIETRTDDLWMKIRAREYSLIDHLNKTPAQISILSLLQNSDAHMNALMKVLSEAYVPASITSREMANMVGQEVIIHGYGSNPIYTNQTVLVIENRRKLGGETYHRIKRVNAFEKDRWWSKKIESILLWTGYEPGKVPPLHQTLHQADMMWGSEEDEVLAGMRKLFLDEEDMDCGAIIEEGEEEEEDLNIQTMEEGVVLKNWTAAPSRARRVRGIIITYPDEPTTLTCNETTQHKDSDSEDLEDDIIPKEIVREVENFENKPKSNLEETEAVNLGDSKTVKEMCVSIHLSPSEKEEYIRFLKEYEDILAWSYDDMTGLSVSIVAHKLPINPMCPPVKQKLRKLKPNMSLKIKEEVTKEIKAKVLQVVKYPTWLANIMAVPKKDVKVRNARATYMRDMKTIFHDMIHKEIEVYVDDVIIKSKRSSDHIADLKKFFDRLRKYNLKLNPAKYALGVPAGKVLGFIVSRRGIELEPSKIKAIQDLSPPKNNKDVMSFLRRLNYISHFIAQSTVICEPIYIMLRKDAGTSRIEEFEKAFDKIKEYLSKPPVLVPPEPGRPLLLYLYVLYGAFGCKTVKGQALADHLAENPVDGEYEPLKTYFPDEEVSFVGEDITEAYDSWRIFFDGAANFKEVGYRICLSIKNRSTLFRYSCTNNMAKYESCILGLRLAIDMNVQELMVIENSDLLVHQNIAILALCTRVDQEVHKDKVQHMFQGFRMSLQMH